CACTGTTCCATCACAGTCAGGTGACATGGCCGTACTCACGCCCAGGGCTGGCCACGCCCAAGGTCGTGCAGGGATTCATGCTGGATGAGTACGGGGTCGAGGTTGATGTGCGTTTCTGGACGCGTACCGATCGCTCGACCTGGGGCGCGGTGTGGGAGCGGTTGCTGCGTGTTCTGGATAACTGGGAAGCCGAGGCGTTGGCGCCGGTGGCTGCGTTGGTGCCGGTGGCGGCATGAGTGATAGATTGAACCCTCACTCTCCCTTATCAAGGTACGCGCGCATGGAATTAACTTTTACCCCGGCTGAACGCCTTTCGTTGCTTATGCAAGCCGATCAATTAGAGGCGAGCGGCGTATCCCACGACATAGATCCTGCTTTCGTTAAGAAAGCGCTTTATGGAGGTCATGACTGGGCTTTGGCTTGGGAAATGTCTGGCGTGTTTGGCATGTACGATATCGAGACGCCAGGCCACGTATCATTTGTCGCTGATGTCCTCGACATGTGGGAATTTATTGAAGAGTCTTACGAGGTTCTTGATCCATCAGATAGAGACGACTTGAAGCGGGAACTCTCGGGTAGCGCTATTCTTCCTCCAAAATTCCCAGGATTCGATGGGAATAATGAATCGGAATACATGAGCGTGGCGAGCTTTCTGGTGAACGATATGGGAAGATTTTCTGAATCGTTCCGAAGCCGTAGTTTGAACTCACATTATCCCGCAGTAGATGGATATCGCAGGATGCTTCGAGTATTCGACTCGGTGCGCGAACGGTTAGGCACTAGAATGCTGAATAGGGATGAGCTTGCGTCAATCCTCGGGGCGTAGAGTGCTTGCCACCTGCATCCGTTTCGCTTACTCTTTCCCCATGATCCGATTCTTCGCCCTGGCTTCCGCCGGGGCGTTCTCGTCTGGCCTTACCCGAGAACGCTTACACCCAAGGTCCGCTTTCCATCTCCTGTCATTTTCGTGCAGCCTATTCCGGCGGTATGAGAAAACTAATAACAGGAGAAGCTACATGGCTGATCGCAGGGTTATAGCAACAGGTAAGGATGGAAGGGGGAATATCACGAGGCTCTGCAATTCAAGGCAATTGTGGTCTTCAAGATCAACGAAGGATGCGATCTCAGACATAGAAAGAGGTGAGCACACCTACTATGTCGAAGACATATGGAATCGTCGTGCTGATGTGCATGTAGTAGGAACCGGGGCGAGCAAATATCTTCGCACCGATCCAGACTCATCGTGCTCAAACAATCTAGATAATCTTCCAGATTGCTGACGCTGAACCACTATTGATCATAGGCCCTGCCAGTCCGGCGGGGCCTTCTCGTTTCTACTGTCGTGAGACAGCAGGTAGGTATTCATGTCCAGCACCCTCAAGCAGCGGCTGGTCGCCTCGGTCATCGACCGAGAAGGCGGCTATGTCGATCACCCGTCAGATAGGGGCGGGCCAACGAACTATGGGATCACCCAAGCAGTCGCTCGTGAGTATGGCTACATCGGGCATATGCGCGACCTGCCCAGGGCAACCGCAGTTAGGATCTACGAGGCACGTTACTGGGATAGCATCTCACTTGAAGCCATCGCGCCGATCTCCACGGCGCTTGCCGAGTATCTCTTCGACTTCGGCGTGCACTCAGGCCCAGGCCGGTCTGGCCGAGAGCTGCAGCGAAACCTAAACGTCCTCAACAACCGGGGAAGAGACTTTCCTGATCTTACCGTTGATGGTGCGGTCGGGCCTCGAACCATTGGCGGCCTCGAGGCGTTCCATCGGCGCCGAGGGGCGAGTGGCGTCAACGTGTTGGCAGAATCAATCAACGGTATTCGCATCTCCTTCTGCCGCGATCTCGCCGAACGGGACGAGAGGCAGGAGGATTTTGTTTTCGGCTGGTTCCGGAGGATCGTCGAGTTGCGCTCGGAGGTGGAGGGCAACGTCGGCGAAAGGCTGGCCGTGTCGATTTACAGCGAACTGGACGCGGAAGTCGGATCGTTCCGCTGATCACATAATGAATAATCCGTCGGTACGCAGACCCACAAGGAGGCGGGATGGCAGATAACGGTCCCGATACCACGGTGAGGTCGAAACCCATCATGGAACGTCACCTTCAAACGATGTTGCTGGCCATCGCCACGATGCTGATTGGCTGGCAAGGCGTGACTACCTTCAATCTCAGCCAGACCAGTGCTCGGCAGGATGAACGGATCGTGCACCTTACCCAGCAAGTGTCAGAGATACACCGCGAGCTGAGAGATCAGCGCGACAATTACGTCACGTTTAACGAGGCCGACAGGCGGTTTCGCGAGCACCGTCACGAGCTCGACGCCATCAATAGCCGGGTGCGCGCCTTGGAGGAAAGCCGATGAGGTGGGCCGATGTTAAAACGACAGTTGGCAAGGTGGCGCCGGCATTGGGTGGTGCGCTGGCGGGTCCAGGCGGTGCAGTTTTGGGTGGAATGGCAGCGCGTGCGCTTGGCGTTGAGGCTACCCCGGAGGCTGTGGCGAAGGCGATTCATACCGACCCGGAAGCGGCAGTAAAGCTTGCCGAGATCGAGGCGGAGACACGTCGCGCCACGCTGGAGGCACAAGCCAAGGTGATCGTTGCCGAGGCACAGGGACAGTCATGGCTACAGCGCAACTGGCGTCCAATCCTGATGCTCACCATCACGGCCATTGTGGCCAACAACTACATCCTCGCGCCGTACCTGGGCGCGATGTTCGGATCATCGCTCACGCTCGATCTGCCTGAGCGACTATGGGATCTGATGACCCTGGGCGTGGGGGGGTATATCGCAGGCCGTACCGGCGAAAAGCTGATGCATGAGTACAAGAGCCGGTAAGAACACCCATAAAAGGAAGATTTCAATGCAAGACAACGACAACCAGATCGAGCAGGAAATCCAGGCCAAGGGCCTAACCGCGCCGCGTGTCACGCCGGCTGATATCGAGACGAACATCGCCAGTGAGCACTACTTCACGGCGGGGCAGGCCGAACGTTCGATCAAGATCGTCCGATCAGGCACCTTCGCTGGTGGTGATGCCCCCGAACCTCCGAAGGCCCTCGACCTACTGACCTTCTGCGTCCTGGTGCTCAAGAACGGCTTCACCGTTACCGGAGAGTCCGCCTGTGCCAGCCCCGAGAACTTCGACGCCGAAGTGGGCCGCAAGATTGCTCGGGCCAATGCCGTCAACAAGATCTGGCCGCTGATGGGTTATCACCTCAAGCAGCGACTACACGAGCAGCGCTGACAGAATCCCCGCAAGGGGTAGGGCCACGCCGTGAGGCGTTACCCACCTTTTCGCGGCACGTCGTGAGACGCCCGCACCTTACATGGAGGCGCCGCTCGTGAGAGCCGCGCAATGTGATGGCAAATACACGATACGACTGGGAGGCCATTCAGGCGGAATATCGCACCGGGCGATTCAGTCTTGCTCAGCTTTCCCAGCGACACGGCCCCAACCGGGCATCGATCAGCCGCAAGGCGAGCGCTGAGGGCTGGCAGAAGGATCTGACCGGGGCAGTACAGCAGCGCACGCGGGAGAAGCTCAGCCGACCGGAGTCTGCGCCGCCTGACGCGCCGGATGTCGAGATCATCGAGGCGGCGGCGAGCGAGAACGCGACCATCGTTCGTGGCCATCGCGAGATACTCACTCGGTGGCGATCAATTGCCAGCGGCTTCGCGCAGCGCATGCAGGAGCAGCTCGACCGGGGCAAGCGTGAAGCCCAGCTGGGCACAGGTGACGTGATCGAGATCGACCTGGACCTCGAGTACATCGGCCGGTGCATGGGCTACGGCACTCAGGCGGTGGAGCGCGTGGTCAAGCTCGAGCGCCAGTCCTACGGGCTCGACGTGGAAAGCGACGACCTGCCACCCGAGCGTGAACTGACCGACGACGAGATCGAGGCCAAGATCGCCAGGCTGCAGGGCGGCGATGAATGAGCGATCCCGCAAGCTGGCCCTGCTGCGGCTGCTCGAGGAGAGGGCCAGGCGCAAACGCTACAACCTGATCGAGTCGCTCTTCCCCGATGAGGGCCCGCTGCGTCGTGCGCTCTATCCCAAACACATGGAGTTCTTCCGTGCCGGGGCCATTCACCGGGAACGGCTTTTCCTCGCTGCCAACCGGGTAGGCAAGACCATCGCCGGCGGTGGCGAGATGACCTATCACCTCACCGGCCACTACCCACACTGGTGGGAGGGGCGCCGCTGGGACAGGCCTGTCGAGGCCATGGCCGCCGGCGACACCAGCCAGACCACACGCGACATCATCCAGACAAAGTTGCTGGGCGGGCTCTACGGCACCGACGAGCTCGGCACCGGACTGATTCCCCGTGCCTGCATCGGCAAGCCCACACCCTCACGTGGCATTGCGAACCTCTACGAAGAGATACCCATCAAGCATGTCACTGGCGGCTGGTCGCGGCTCAAGCTGCGCAGCTACGACCAGGGGCGGCGGATCTTCCAAGGGACCGAACTGGACATCTTCTGGCCCGATGAAGAAGTGCCGCTCGACGTGTACGAAGAAGGCCTGGTCCGCACGATGACCACGCAGGGCATGATCATGATGACGTTCACGCCGCTGCAGGGCCTGACGCCGCTGGTGGTGTCGTTCCTTGAATCCAAGCATGAGCAGGAGCCGGTATGACTGACTATTCACCCGAGGTGATGGCCAACGCCAAGCGCGCCATTGCCCGCCTGGACATGCCGCCAGCCAGCGCCCAGTTCATCAAGCACAAGACCGAGGTGGAGAAGCGCATCGAGGCCCTGGTCAAGGAGCGCGGCATCGAGCGCGGCACCCTTGGCCTGCGCATTGCCCGCAAGATGGACAAGGGCGCCTATCACGGCCAGGTGCTGACCATCGCCGGCGCCACGTTCCCCGTAGAAGACCCTGCCCAGAAATGAGCCGCTATGTGGTCCAGGCGGGCTGGAACAACGTTCCCCATCTATCCGAACAAGACAAGGCCGACCTGATGAAGTCTCTCTCACCGCA
This DNA window, taken from Halomonas sp. TA22, encodes the following:
- a CDS encoding YfbU family protein: MELTFTPAERLSLLMQADQLEASGVSHDIDPAFVKKALYGGHDWALAWEMSGVFGMYDIETPGHVSFVADVLDMWEFIEESYEVLDPSDRDDLKRELSGSAILPPKFPGFDGNNESEYMSVASFLVNDMGRFSESFRSRSLNSHYPAVDGYRRMLRVFDSVRERLGTRMLNRDELASILGA
- a CDS encoding DUF3892 domain-containing protein, with the protein product MADRRVIATGKDGRGNITRLCNSRQLWSSRSTKDAISDIERGEHTYYVEDIWNRRADVHVVGTGASKYLRTDPDSSCSNNLDNLPDC
- a CDS encoding glycoside hydrolase family 108 protein; the encoded protein is MSSTLKQRLVASVIDREGGYVDHPSDRGGPTNYGITQAVAREYGYIGHMRDLPRATAVRIYEARYWDSISLEAIAPISTALAEYLFDFGVHSGPGRSGRELQRNLNVLNNRGRDFPDLTVDGAVGPRTIGGLEAFHRRRGASGVNVLAESINGIRISFCRDLAERDERQEDFVFGWFRRIVELRSEVEGNVGERLAVSIYSELDAEVGSFR
- a CDS encoding 3TM-type holin; amino-acid sequence: MRWADVKTTVGKVAPALGGALAGPGGAVLGGMAARALGVEATPEAVAKAIHTDPEAAVKLAEIEAETRRATLEAQAKVIVAEAQGQSWLQRNWRPILMLTITAIVANNYILAPYLGAMFGSSLTLDLPERLWDLMTLGVGGYIAGRTGEKLMHEYKSR
- a CDS encoding Gp49 family protein, whose translation is MQDNDNQIEQEIQAKGLTAPRVTPADIETNIASEHYFTAGQAERSIKIVRSGTFAGGDAPEPPKALDLLTFCVLVLKNGFTVTGESACASPENFDAEVGRKIARANAVNKIWPLMGYHLKQRLHEQR
- a CDS encoding terminase family protein, with translation MNERSRKLALLRLLEERARRKRYNLIESLFPDEGPLRRALYPKHMEFFRAGAIHRERLFLAANRVGKTIAGGGEMTYHLTGHYPHWWEGRRWDRPVEAMAAGDTSQTTRDIIQTKLLGGLYGTDELGTGLIPRACIGKPTPSRGIANLYEEIPIKHVTGGWSRLKLRSYDQGRRIFQGTELDIFWPDEEVPLDVYEEGLVRTMTTQGMIMMTFTPLQGLTPLVVSFLESKHEQEPV